The Alphaproteobacteria bacterium genome contains a region encoding:
- a CDS encoding glycosyltransferase: protein MIAFFVSALALAIWVYLVFARGGFWLGRERDDSSPPRPAAPPKIAIVVPARNEAENIAQSVTSLLAQDYPEFALVLVDDDSSDGTNDIARRTAAALGKADSLHIVSSSPLPTRWTGKLWAVKQGIAAAEEKFAPKYLMLTDADIVHAPDTLSWLVAHSEEGQRVLTSLTARWRCENLPERVHIPAFIYYFAMLYPFAWVNRPDHPMAGAAGGCMLVRTDALRAAGGIDVIRDALIDDCALAGAMKKQGPIWLGLTDRVVSIRPYTSWGDIRRMVARSAYAQLNYSPVQLIGCVAGLVLTYLVPPFMSLFASGWAQIFGIAAWALMTISFQPILRFYRLSPLWGVPLPAITFLFMLYTLDSAYQYATGKGGAWKGRVQAKAHDHGG, encoded by the coding sequence ATGATTGCCTTTTTCGTTTCGGCGCTCGCGCTCGCCATCTGGGTCTACCTCGTGTTCGCGCGCGGGGGATTTTGGCTCGGCCGCGAGCGCGACGATAGCAGTCCGCCGCGCCCGGCGGCGCCGCCCAAGATCGCGATCGTCGTGCCGGCCCGCAACGAAGCTGAAAACATTGCGCAGAGCGTGACCTCGCTGCTGGCGCAGGACTACCCGGAGTTCGCGCTGGTGCTGGTCGACGATGACAGCAGCGACGGCACCAATGATATTGCGCGTCGCACCGCCGCGGCCCTCGGCAAAGCCGACAGCCTCCACATCGTCAGCAGCAGTCCGCTGCCCACGCGCTGGACCGGCAAGCTCTGGGCCGTGAAGCAGGGCATCGCGGCGGCGGAGGAAAAATTCGCGCCGAAATACCTGATGCTCACCGACGCCGACATCGTGCACGCGCCCGACACGCTGAGCTGGCTGGTCGCGCATTCCGAGGAAGGCCAGCGTGTGCTCACCTCGCTCACCGCGCGCTGGCGTTGCGAGAACCTGCCCGAGCGCGTGCACATTCCGGCGTTCATCTACTATTTCGCGATGCTCTACCCGTTTGCCTGGGTGAACCGGCCGGATCACCCGATGGCGGGCGCCGCCGGCGGCTGCATGCTGGTGCGCACGGACGCGCTGCGTGCGGCGGGCGGCATCGACGTGATCCGCGACGCACTGATCGACGACTGCGCGCTCGCGGGCGCGATGAAGAAGCAGGGGCCGATCTGGCTCGGCCTCACCGACCGCGTGGTCAGTATCCGCCCGTACACAAGCTGGGGCGACATCCGCCGCATGGTCGCGCGCTCAGCCTACGCGCAGCTCAACTATTCGCCGGTGCAGCTCATTGGCTGCGTGGCGGGGCTGGTACTGACCTATCTGGTTCCGCCGTTCATGTCGCTGTTCGCATCCGGCTGGGCTCAAATCTTCGGCATCGCGGCCTGGGCGCTGATGACGATTTCTTTCCAGCCGATCCTGCGCTTCTACCGGCTCTCGCCCTTGTGGGGGGTGCCGCTGCCCGCTATCACGTTCCTCTTCATGCTCTACACATTGGATTCCGCCTACCAATATGCCACCGGAAAGGGCGGCGCCTGGAAAGGGCGCGTGCAGGCGAAAGCTCATGACCACGGCGGGTGA
- the hpnC gene encoding squalene synthase HpnC encodes MTTAGELRSGKGHRDENFPVASWLIDARHRGIILAFYEFVRVADDIADHASLKPDEKLAQLDRLEQNLLGNGDDNAEAVRLRNALAERGLPARHAQDLLTAFRMDVTKLRYTDWDDLIHYCSFSAMPVGRFVLDVHGESRATWAANDALCASLQINNHLQDCGKDFRDLNRVYIPLDAFATAGATPAELGGARASPKLLRCVHDLAARNERLLAGGEPFSAQIENTRLAHEVAVIHSYARHIVALLQERDPLSERVHLSKAQFALYGLSAVIINGLRRVGRARPARKPQDAQHKA; translated from the coding sequence ATGACCACGGCGGGTGAACTGCGCTCGGGCAAGGGGCATCGCGACGAGAACTTTCCGGTTGCGTCGTGGCTGATCGACGCGCGCCATCGCGGCATCATCCTGGCTTTCTATGAGTTCGTGCGCGTCGCCGACGATATCGCAGATCACGCAAGCCTGAAGCCGGACGAGAAGCTCGCGCAGCTCGACCGGCTGGAGCAGAACTTGCTCGGCAATGGCGACGACAATGCAGAAGCCGTGAGGCTGCGCAACGCACTTGCCGAGCGCGGGCTTCCGGCACGCCATGCGCAGGATCTGCTCACCGCGTTCCGCATGGACGTGACCAAGCTGCGTTACACCGACTGGGACGATCTCATTCACTATTGCAGCTTTTCGGCGATGCCGGTCGGACGCTTCGTGCTCGATGTGCACGGCGAAAGCCGCGCCACCTGGGCCGCGAACGACGCGCTCTGCGCGTCGCTACAGATCAACAATCATCTGCAGGACTGCGGCAAGGATTTTCGCGATCTCAACCGCGTCTATATCCCGCTCGATGCGTTTGCGACCGCCGGCGCAACGCCGGCGGAGCTTGGCGGCGCCAGGGCCTCGCCCAAGCTGCTACGCTGTGTCCACGATCTCGCGGCGCGCAACGAGCGGCTGCTCGCCGGGGGCGAGCCATTCTCGGCGCAGATCGAGAACACGCGCCTCGCGCATGAGGTCGCGGTGATCCATTCCTACGCGCGTCACATCGTGGCGCTGTTGCAGGAGCGCGATCCGTTGAGCGAGCGCGTGCACCTCAGCAAGGCGCAGTTTGCCCTGTATGGACTTTCGGCCGTCATCATCAATGGGCTGCGCCGTGTCGGCCGCGCCCGGCCGGCGCGCAAGCCGCAAGATGCGCAGCACAAAGCCTGA
- the hpnE gene encoding hydroxysqualene dehydroxylase HpnE, with protein sequence MPRTIHVIGAGLSGLAAAVRVAERGERVVVHEQAGQAGGRCRSYEDPQLGITIDNGNHLLLSGNHAALSYAATIGAADRLVGPNKAEFAFMDLKSGERWIVRINDGVIPWWLFDANARPAGTSALDFIKLAPLAIPVNKPIGEVINCSGPAYDRFLQPLMLAALNTDPKEGSAALAAHVIHETLMRGGKAVRPLIARDGLSHALVEPALAFLATRNAEVRFGKRLRALGLSERAVASLDFGDETVPLTLGDRVILAVPPMVASSVMPDLQVPSAFRAIVNAHFRLDPPADLPPMIGVLNATTEWLFSYPGRLSTTTSGADRLLDQSREDLAATIWCEVSAVTGLPAELPPWQIVRERRATFAATPEENAKRPGTTTKFGNLYLAGDWTDTGLPATIEGAIRSGNRAADLAFHT encoded by the coding sequence ATGCCGCGCACGATCCATGTTATCGGCGCCGGGCTCTCCGGTCTTGCGGCTGCGGTTCGCGTCGCCGAACGCGGCGAGCGCGTGGTCGTGCACGAACAGGCGGGCCAAGCGGGCGGACGTTGCCGGTCCTACGAGGACCCGCAGCTCGGCATCACCATCGACAACGGCAACCATCTGTTGCTGTCGGGCAATCACGCCGCGCTGTCATACGCGGCGACGATCGGCGCGGCGGACCGGCTGGTTGGTCCAAACAAGGCCGAGTTCGCCTTCATGGATTTGAAGAGCGGCGAGCGCTGGATAGTGCGTATCAACGACGGCGTCATCCCGTGGTGGCTGTTCGACGCGAACGCGCGCCCAGCCGGCACCAGTGCGCTGGATTTCATCAAGCTTGCGCCCCTGGCGATCCCGGTGAACAAGCCGATAGGCGAAGTCATCAACTGCTCCGGCCCCGCCTACGACCGCTTCCTTCAGCCGCTGATGCTCGCGGCACTCAACACCGATCCGAAGGAAGGCTCTGCCGCGCTCGCCGCGCACGTCATCCATGAGACGCTGATGCGTGGCGGCAAGGCGGTGCGCCCGCTCATCGCGCGCGATGGCTTGAGTCATGCGCTGGTCGAGCCGGCGCTTGCATTTCTCGCGACGCGCAATGCCGAGGTCCGCTTCGGCAAACGGCTGCGCGCGCTGGGGCTCTCGGAGCGGGCGGTGGCATCGCTCGATTTCGGCGACGAGACGGTCCCGCTGACGCTCGGCGATCGAGTCATCCTTGCGGTTCCCCCGATGGTCGCATCGAGCGTCATGCCCGATCTGCAAGTGCCCTCCGCGTTCCGCGCCATCGTGAATGCGCATTTCCGCCTCGATCCTCCGGCAGACCTTCCGCCGATGATCGGCGTGCTCAACGCGACCACCGAATGGCTGTTTTCGTATCCGGGCCGGCTCTCCACCACGACGAGCGGCGCGGACCGGCTGCTCGATCAGTCGCGCGAGGATCTCGCTGCGACGATCTGGTGCGAGGTGTCGGCGGTTACGGGTCTGCCGGCCGAATTACCGCCCTGGCAGATCGTGCGCGAGCGCCGCGCGACCTTCGCGGCGACGCCCGAAGAAAACGCCAAACGGCCCGGAACGACGACCAAATTCGGCAATCTTTACCTTGCGGGCGATTGGACCGACACGGGCTTGCCCGCGACCATCGAAGGTGCCATTCGGTCCGGCAACCGGGCAGCCGATTTGGCGTTCCACACCTAA
- the shc gene encoding squalene--hopene cyclase, with translation MTDTTLTPPSPALNTIDALEKHIRAAADAILAGQKPDGHWVFELEADATIPAEYVLMVHYFAETPNLELERKIGVYLRRIQGAHGGWPLFHEGDFDMSASVKAYFALKMIGDDINAPHMKRAREAILSRGGGIKSNVFTRALLSLFGVLRWHSVPVMPVEIMLLPKWFPFHLDKVSYWARTVIVPLLVLQALKPKAVNPRGITIDELFHEDPRTIGAPHKAPHQKWIWFLGFRVIDIVLRAVEPVMPKGPRKRATDKAVAFVTERLNGIDGLGAIYPAMENSVKMYAVLGYPADHPHRAIARASLDKLLVVKDDEAYCQPCVSPVWDTALVAHTLLETGGEKATAAANSALDWLKPLQVLDVKGDWIEQRPDVRPGGWAFQYNNAHYPDLDDTAVVVMAMDRTRGERGKVFDESIARAREWIIGLQCKDGGWAAFDADNAYHYLNNIPFADHGALLDPPTADLTGRCLSMLAQLGERPATSEPMRRAIEWLQRDQLPDGSWYGRWGMNYIYGTWSVLCALNAAGVDHQTPMFRNAVQWLLSIQNSDGGWGEDGTSYKLDYRGYDKAPSTASQTAWALLGLMAAGEVEHAAVRRGIAYLAEKQGTDGFWDEERYTATGFPRVFYLRYHGYRRFFPLWAMARYRNLASGNSRVVSFGM, from the coding sequence ATGACCGATACGACACTCACCCCGCCGTCGCCGGCGTTGAACACGATCGATGCGCTGGAAAAACATATCCGCGCGGCGGCCGATGCCATTCTGGCCGGCCAGAAACCGGATGGGCACTGGGTTTTCGAGCTCGAAGCCGACGCAACCATTCCGGCCGAATACGTGCTGATGGTGCACTATTTCGCCGAGACACCGAACCTCGAATTGGAGCGCAAGATCGGCGTCTATCTGCGCCGCATCCAGGGCGCGCATGGCGGCTGGCCGCTGTTTCACGAGGGCGACTTCGACATGAGCGCCAGCGTGAAGGCCTACTTCGCGCTCAAGATGATCGGCGACGATATCAACGCGCCGCACATGAAGCGGGCGCGCGAAGCGATCCTGTCGCGCGGCGGTGGCATCAAGTCGAACGTGTTCACGCGCGCGCTGCTCTCGCTCTTTGGTGTGCTGCGCTGGCACAGCGTCCCGGTGATGCCGGTCGAGATCATGCTGTTGCCGAAATGGTTTCCGTTCCATCTCGACAAAGTCTCGTACTGGGCGCGCACCGTGATCGTGCCGCTGCTGGTGCTGCAGGCCTTGAAGCCGAAGGCGGTCAACCCGCGCGGCATCACCATCGACGAGCTGTTTCACGAGGATCCGCGGACCATCGGTGCGCCGCACAAAGCGCCGCACCAGAAGTGGATCTGGTTCCTCGGCTTCCGTGTGATCGACATCGTGTTGCGCGCGGTCGAGCCCGTGATGCCGAAGGGCCCGCGCAAGCGGGCGACCGACAAGGCGGTTGCGTTCGTCACCGAGCGGCTCAACGGCATCGACGGGCTCGGCGCGATCTATCCCGCGATGGAAAATTCCGTGAAGATGTACGCGGTGCTCGGCTATCCGGCAGACCACCCGCATCGTGCCATCGCGCGCGCCTCGCTCGACAAGCTGCTGGTCGTCAAGGACGACGAAGCCTACTGCCAGCCCTGCGTCTCGCCGGTGTGGGACACGGCGCTGGTGGCGCACACGCTGCTGGAAACGGGCGGCGAGAAGGCGACCGCGGCTGCGAACAGCGCCCTCGACTGGCTCAAGCCGCTGCAGGTGCTCGACGTGAAGGGCGACTGGATCGAGCAGCGCCCGGACGTGCGCCCCGGCGGGTGGGCCTTCCAGTACAACAACGCGCACTATCCCGATCTCGACGACACGGCGGTTGTCGTAATGGCGATGGACCGCACGCGCGGCGAGCGCGGCAAGGTGTTCGATGAATCAATCGCGCGCGCGCGCGAATGGATCATCGGCCTGCAATGCAAGGACGGAGGCTGGGCCGCGTTCGATGCCGACAATGCTTACCACTACCTCAACAACATTCCGTTCGCAGATCACGGTGCGTTGCTCGATCCCCCGACTGCGGACCTGACCGGCCGCTGCCTCTCGATGCTGGCGCAGCTCGGCGAGCGGCCGGCGACGTCGGAGCCGATGCGCCGCGCCATCGAATGGCTCCAACGCGATCAGTTACCCGACGGAAGCTGGTATGGCCGCTGGGGCATGAATTACATCTATGGCACCTGGTCGGTGCTGTGCGCGCTGAACGCGGCGGGTGTCGATCATCAGACGCCGATGTTCCGCAATGCGGTACAGTGGCTCCTGTCGATCCAGAATTCGGACGGCGGATGGGGCGAGGACGGAACGAGCTACAAGCTCGACTATCGCGGTTATGACAAAGCGCCGAGCACCGCCTCGCAAACGGCATGGGCCTTGCTGGGATTGATGGCAGCCGGCGAGGTAGAGCATGCGGCTGTTCGACGCGGCATCGCATACCTTGCCGAAAAACAAGGCACAGACGGCTTTTGGGATGAAGAGCGCTACACCGCCACAGGCTTCCCCCGTGTGTTCTATTTGCGCTATCACGGGTATCGAAGATTCTTTCCGCTGTGGGCGATGGCGCGGTATCGTAATCTGGCGAGCGGCAACAGTCGGGTGGTGTCCTTCGGTATGTGA
- the hpnD gene encoding presqualene diphosphate synthase HpnD, which translates to MRSTKPDRVSRVAVAETQNSAAQRASGSSFYTAMRLMPKAQREAMYEVYSFCRKVDDIADDGGPRDTRLDQLRLWRADIDALYKGSVVSRAKSLAAPVKTFGLRREDFQAVIDGMEMDVVADIRAPDWKKLDAYCDRVASAVGRLCVRIFGMEEKAGIALAYHLGRALQLTNILRDIDEDAAIGRLYLPREALQEAGITSTDPVAAIAHPNIGQACAQVSARAAEHFAESDRIMDRCPRHTVRAPRIMRVAYGAIYKRLVKRGWAAPRAAVKVSKPLLILTVLRYALI; encoded by the coding sequence ATGCGCAGCACAAAGCCTGATCGAGTGAGCCGCGTGGCTGTCGCCGAAACCCAGAATTCCGCCGCCCAGCGCGCGTCCGGCAGCTCGTTCTACACGGCGATGCGCCTGATGCCGAAGGCGCAGCGCGAGGCGATGTACGAAGTTTATTCGTTTTGCCGCAAGGTCGACGACATCGCGGACGATGGCGGCCCGCGCGACACGCGGCTCGACCAGCTGCGGCTGTGGCGTGCCGATATCGACGCGCTCTACAAGGGCAGCGTCGTGTCGCGCGCGAAAAGCCTTGCGGCGCCGGTCAAGACCTTCGGCCTGCGGCGCGAGGATTTTCAGGCCGTGATCGACGGCATGGAGATGGACGTCGTCGCCGATATCCGCGCGCCCGACTGGAAGAAACTCGACGCCTATTGCGATCGCGTCGCGAGCGCCGTTGGGCGCCTCTGCGTGCGCATTTTCGGCATGGAGGAGAAGGCCGGGATCGCGCTCGCCTACCATCTCGGCCGTGCGCTGCAACTGACCAATATCCTGCGCGACATCGACGAGGACGCGGCGATCGGCCGGCTCTATCTGCCGCGCGAGGCGCTGCAGGAAGCGGGGATTACGTCGACTGATCCAGTTGCAGCAATCGCGCATCCGAATATCGGACAGGCGTGTGCGCAGGTCTCGGCCCGCGCTGCCGAACATTTCGCCGAGTCGGACCGCATCATGGACAGATGCCCGCGCCACACTGTGCGCGCGCCGCGCATCATGCGTGTTGCTTATGGCGCGATCTACAAGCGGCTGGTGAAGCGCGGCTGGGCTGCGCCGCGCGCAGCTGTCAAGGTTTCGAAGCCGCTGCTTATTCTGACCGTTCTGCGCTACGCGTTGATCTGA
- a CDS encoding phosphorylase, whose protein sequence is MIAVVGMAFEARIAARLGVPVVCGGDGKHLERSLARAMAVGCKGLISFGVAGGLAPGLKPGTCIIGSSVLDDGEERPTDERWSQRLRRIIPDTAYGPLLGVREPIALADDKSALHRKTGALAVDMESHVVARAAARHGVPLAAIRVVVDPVERTIPRSALAGTRPDGTIDPLAVVRSLMRYPRDLVGLMRMSLDARAARATLVQGSALLGPGLGLLDSARTPAIALALEGTQADAA, encoded by the coding sequence ATGATCGCGGTAGTGGGGATGGCTTTCGAGGCACGCATAGCGGCGCGCCTCGGTGTTCCGGTGGTCTGCGGCGGCGACGGGAAACATCTCGAACGATCGCTCGCGCGCGCCATGGCGGTAGGCTGCAAGGGGCTCATCAGTTTCGGCGTTGCCGGCGGCCTCGCACCCGGCCTCAAGCCCGGAACCTGCATCATCGGATCGAGCGTCCTGGACGACGGCGAAGAGCGCCCGACCGACGAGCGCTGGTCGCAGCGTCTGCGCCGCATCATTCCCGACACGGCCTACGGACCGCTTCTCGGCGTGCGCGAGCCGATCGCGCTGGCGGACGACAAGTCCGCACTGCACCGGAAAACCGGCGCGCTCGCGGTCGATATGGAATCGCATGTGGTTGCGCGTGCGGCCGCGCGGCACGGCGTGCCGCTCGCGGCGATCCGCGTGGTGGTCGACCCGGTCGAGCGCACCATTCCGCGCTCGGCGCTCGCCGGAACCCGGCCGGACGGCACGATCGACCCGCTCGCCGTCGTGCGCTCGCTGATGCGCTACCCGCGCGATCTGGTCGGGTTGATGCGCATGTCGCTCGATGCGCGCGCGGCGCGGGCGACGCTGGTGCAGGGCAGTGCGCTGCTTGGCCCCGGGCTGGGGCTTCTCGATTCCGCGCGGACCCCTGCGATTGCGCTCGCGCTGGAAGGCACGCAGGCGGACGCCGCGTAG
- a CDS encoding type II toxin-antitoxin system RelE/ParE family toxin, with product MARPLAEGEKPVHWVGSSKRDLLAFPEPVKDGIGNALGIAQFGGKHPRAKPWKGQGPGIFEVVEDFDGDTFRAVYTVRFREAIYVLHAFQKKSPKGVRTAQTDVDLIARRLKIARDDCEAQYGKQG from the coding sequence ATGGCGCGGCCGCTGGCCGAAGGCGAGAAGCCGGTCCACTGGGTCGGTTCGTCCAAGCGGGACCTGCTCGCCTTTCCGGAGCCGGTCAAAGACGGCATCGGCAATGCGCTCGGGATCGCGCAGTTTGGCGGCAAGCACCCGCGCGCGAAGCCGTGGAAGGGACAAGGTCCGGGTATCTTCGAGGTCGTGGAGGATTTCGACGGCGATACCTTCCGAGCGGTCTACACCGTGCGCTTTCGCGAGGCGATCTATGTACTGCACGCGTTCCAGAAGAAGTCGCCGAAAGGCGTGAGGACCGCGCAAACCGATGTCGACTTGATTGCGCGGCGGCTCAAGATCGCCCGGGATGACTGCGAGGCACAATATGGCAAGCAAGGCTAA
- a CDS encoding helix-turn-helix transcriptional regulator, with the protein MKTTAITIEQFRAARALLDWSRAELAKRAGQHASTVKRVETPDSANVSDEVRAKLKTTLEAAGVEFTNGDAPGVRLKKMRGK; encoded by the coding sequence GTGAAGACCACTGCGATCACAATCGAACAGTTTCGTGCCGCACGCGCCCTGCTCGATTGGTCGCGCGCAGAATTGGCGAAGCGCGCAGGTCAGCATGCGAGCACCGTGAAGCGCGTCGAGACGCCGGATAGTGCAAATGTCTCCGACGAAGTGCGCGCGAAGCTCAAGACGACATTGGAGGCCGCCGGCGTCGAATTCACCAACGGCGATGCGCCGGGCGTGAGACTGAAGAAGATGCGGGGCAAGTAG
- a CDS encoding polyprenyl synthetase family protein: MNDVTDAGAVFRQRLDGVAADIERVLERLLGDTTLAEERTRPKRLMDSMRYVSLAGGKRLRPFLVVETAALFKAPRERALMAGAALEFVHCYSLAHDDLPAMDNDDLRRGRPTAHRKFDEATAILAGDGLLTLAFDVLAREETHPNPAVRVALVLALARGAGLGGMVGGQMLDLAAEGRFDGGKVQKLGATDVKLLQTMKTGALLRFGCLAGAILGEATAGQREALDRYGTLLGEAFQIADDLLDVEGDAATVGKATGKDAAAGKGTFVTALGLDGAKARLKDLVGEAEAALAPFGRDAEVLKMAARFVAERKA, encoded by the coding sequence ATGAACGATGTGACCGACGCCGGAGCTGTGTTCCGGCAACGCCTCGATGGGGTTGCGGCCGATATCGAGCGCGTGCTCGAGCGCCTGCTCGGCGACACGACGCTTGCCGAGGAGCGCACGCGCCCCAAGCGCCTGATGGACTCGATGCGCTACGTGAGTCTGGCCGGGGGAAAAAGGCTGCGGCCGTTCCTGGTGGTCGAGACCGCCGCGCTGTTCAAGGCGCCGCGCGAGCGCGCCCTGATGGCGGGTGCCGCGCTCGAGTTCGTGCATTGCTATTCGCTCGCGCACGACGACCTGCCCGCGATGGACAATGACGATTTGCGCCGCGGGCGGCCGACCGCACACAGGAAGTTCGATGAGGCGACCGCGATCCTCGCGGGCGATGGATTGCTGACGCTCGCGTTCGATGTGCTGGCGCGGGAGGAGACGCATCCGAACCCGGCGGTTCGTGTCGCGCTTGTGTTAGCGCTCGCGCGCGGCGCGGGACTCGGCGGCATGGTCGGCGGGCAGATGCTCGACCTCGCGGCAGAAGGCCGCTTCGATGGCGGGAAGGTGCAGAAGCTGGGCGCCACGGACGTGAAGTTGTTGCAGACCATGAAGACCGGCGCGCTGCTGCGCTTCGGCTGCCTTGCCGGCGCAATCCTTGGCGAGGCGACGGCGGGCCAGCGCGAGGCGCTCGACCGTTATGGCACGCTGCTCGGCGAAGCTTTTCAGATCGCGGACGACCTGCTCGACGTCGAAGGCGATGCCGCCACCGTCGGCAAGGCGACCGGCAAGGATGCGGCCGCCGGCAAGGGCACCTTCGTCACCGCGCTCGGGCTCGATGGCGCGAAGGCGCGGCTGAAGGACCTGGTCGGAGAGGCGGAAGCCGCGCTCGCGCCCTTCGGCCGCGATGCCGAGGTGCTGAAGATGGCGGCGCGGTTTGTCGCCGAGCGGAAGGCGTGA
- a CDS encoding MBL fold metallo-hydrolase, whose amino-acid sequence MTQVPAAQIPGVYRRRIGDIVVTAISDGYLDAVYEFMRDIEPAEAERILTEAYRPAPPRVSINCFVIHSAGRVALVETGSGDKMGPTLGKMPENLAKAGVDPKSIDTIILTHMHPDHSNGLTGNDGKAIFPNVELVVSERDVAHWHDDAAMARATERQKLRFFQWAREQVKPYMNRRRDAQGEVFPGVTAMPLYGHTPGHTGYMVSSKGEQLLIWGDIVHIPDIQTRRPDVYMEPDVDGQAAIATRKRIFDQVATDRLLVAGMHMHFPGFLNLNRGRDGGYELVPEIWKQAL is encoded by the coding sequence ATGACGCAAGTCCCCGCCGCGCAAATCCCCGGCGTCTACCGCCGTCGCATCGGCGACATCGTCGTGACCGCGATCAGCGACGGCTATCTCGATGCGGTCTACGAGTTCATGCGCGACATCGAGCCGGCCGAGGCCGAGCGCATCCTGACAGAGGCCTATCGCCCCGCCCCGCCCCGCGTTTCGATCAACTGCTTCGTCATCCACTCGGCGGGCCGCGTCGCGCTGGTCGAGACCGGCTCGGGCGACAAGATGGGGCCGACACTCGGCAAGATGCCGGAGAATCTCGCCAAGGCCGGCGTGGACCCGAAATCGATCGACACGATCATCCTAACCCACATGCATCCGGATCATTCCAACGGGCTGACCGGCAACGACGGCAAGGCGATCTTTCCGAATGTCGAGCTGGTCGTTTCGGAGCGCGACGTCGCGCACTGGCATGACGATGCCGCGATGGCGCGCGCGACCGAGCGGCAGAAGCTGCGCTTCTTTCAATGGGCGCGCGAGCAGGTGAAGCCGTACATGAACCGCCGGCGCGATGCGCAGGGCGAGGTGTTTCCCGGCGTCACCGCGATGCCGCTTTACGGGCACACGCCCGGCCACACCGGCTACATGGTGTCATCGAAGGGCGAACAGCTTTTGATCTGGGGCGACATTGTGCACATTCCGGATATCCAGACGCGGCGTCCCGACGTCTACATGGAGCCCGACGTCGACGGGCAGGCCGCGATCGCGACGCGCAAGCGCATCTTCGATCAGGTCGCGACCGACCGGCTGCTCGTCGCCGGCATGCACATGCATTTCCCGGGATTCTTGAATCTCAATCGCGGCCGCGATGGCGGCTACGAGCTGGTGCCGGAAATATGGAAGCAGGCGCTGTAA
- a CDS encoding helix-turn-helix transcriptional regulator: MASKAKASTKIIRGSTNVFADLGYPDAEERQTKLRLAHAINMAIDEKGLAQSPAARRLGVSQPKISALANYQLDGFSVERLMTFLTALDQDVDIVIRRRPRSRAGRISVIAA; encoded by the coding sequence ATGGCAAGCAAGGCTAAGGCGAGCACAAAGATCATCCGCGGCAGCACCAATGTGTTCGCCGACCTTGGTTACCCTGATGCCGAAGAACGGCAGACCAAGCTGCGGCTTGCGCATGCCATAAACATGGCGATCGATGAGAAGGGCCTGGCCCAATCACCGGCCGCGCGCCGTCTCGGAGTCTCGCAGCCGAAGATCTCCGCCCTCGCGAACTATCAGCTCGATGGATTTTCGGTGGAGCGCCTGATGACGTTCCTGACCGCGCTCGACCAGGACGTCGACATCGTGATCCGCCGCAGGCCGCGCTCGCGCGCCGGTCGCATCAGCGTGATTGCGGCTTAG